The genomic DNA ATCCTGATACTCTTCATTTAACCATAAAAGTGCATAATAAAACAGAAGGGTACAGCAAATAAAAGCGAAAAATACTTTGATGGTACTCCAAGCCACTTTTAACAAAGAAATCATAGGAAAGAGCCTCCCAGTTTGTCCTTTTTACAGGATATGCCTGCATTTCCCCAATATATACGTAGAAAATGGGACTTGGAGGGTTTCCTCGCTTACATTTTTAAATACCTGTTTACTTCCAAAGCTTTCTACACAAAAATAGAAGAGCTGATCCAATAAAAACTCGAATCACTCTTCAACGTCATTTTAGGTATTTTATTTCGTAGTCACTTTTTCTTCTGACTTGGATTCCGATTTCTCATGGCATCGATGACATATCCCATGGAACGTCAACCGATGATCCTTCACCTTGAAATTCCAGTCTCTTTCAACAATCTGTTCGACATCTCCAAGGAGATCCTCCTGAATCTCATCCACTGCACCACATTCAATACATACGAGATGATGATGAAAATGATCTGCGCCTTCTTTGCGGAGATCATATCTGGATACCCCATCGCCAAAGTTGATTTTATCGACTATCTTCAATTCCGTCAGGAGTTCCAGAGTCCGATAAACGGTAGCAAGCCCAATTTCAGGGGCCTTATCCTTGACGAGAAGGTATACATCTTCTGCACTCAAATGATCTTCTTCTCTTTCTAAAAGGACTCTGACAGTCGCTTCACGCTGGGGGGTTAATTTATAGCTTTGAGAATGGAGCTGTTTTTTAATGCTTTCAATACGATTTTCCACGAAGAACCCTCCCACACTATATGTATAGTATCATTATAAGCGTGGGGCAAATGGGTGTCAAATTATAATAATTTTAATGTGTATTTTAGAATAATTATAATTAAAGCTCTTTTCTAATTGAAAATACCGATCGTCGTCTTAATCAAGGAAGGCGATAAAAACGCTTCAATAAAAGACGCACAGGCTACAAGGATCATGATGATAACGACTGTCATCGTGTACCTGAATAATAAAGGCATCAACGGTGTTTTCATCCTATTTGAGAATTGAGCCTTGATCAGAGTCATGGAAATCGCAACTGCTGCGGTGGTGACCAGGACAAATGCAGGTATCAGAATCAGATTCTGTGGCAGGACTGAAACGAAAGATAAAAGAAAGCCTTGCCAGCCCATCTGATTAACGAGAAATCCTACTGTAAAACCGACCACCATCCCCTTAAGAAAGAGGAGAACAAGGATGACTGGAACACCGATGATGGATAGACCCAACAGCCAGATCAGCCCCATGTATTTCAAATAATGAAAGAAGCTCTGGGCGAACATGGCAGCAGCACTTGCCATATCCCCTTCTGAAACTTGTCCGAAAAAACGATTCAAATAATGGAACAGGTCTTGCTTCTGCATCAAACTTAGGCTGTTTACAATCACCGCTCCAAAAACAATCCCCATCATTAACAGAACAACAGTAAAGGTATATATGGATGAATGTTCTTGCACGTGTTGTGCTAAGGAACGTTTCATCGTCATCGTAAGCCTGGGCTCCATCCTAGCGCCTCCCTCATCATATCTCTTACTTTATCTTATGAGAGAGTTCATAGAGTATGACCACATGATTGAATCTATCATTTTAATCGACCGTATACACCACCGCCACCCGGTTCAAAGGCTAGTTCACCTGATCTGGATCGAATGATGGATTCTACTATTTTAGGTGATAGATACCTTTCAAGCTCTTCTTCCTCCACGTTATGAATTATGTTCATATCTGTTTTGAATTGTTTTCTCAGCTTCGCCAACGTATGAGGTCCAATGCCTGGAATGTATTCCAACGGAACATGGTGGATGTATGCTGGACGTTCTTTTGAATCGAATGGAGCTGTGGTCCCTAGTTCCTTAACCCGGTTCACGACACCTTTTACAATCCGTCCTTTTTCACAGGTTTGGCACTTGACCGGAGTGATTTGATAGGAGGTTCCGCACTTTACACATCGCGTTTCGTAATATTTCCCAAGCTGAGGATGCAGTCCGAAGTTCCGAGTGATTTTTCGCCCCTCTAATCCTTTCAGAGCTAAACCTATCTCTTTAAAACTATCCTCTTTCAATTGAAAACACTGGTATTCACGACCAATCTTTTCTAAGGAATGGGCATCTGAGTTTGATAGGTAAGTAAACCGATGGAGCTCACTGATCTGATCTGCCATTTTGGTATCGGCACTCAAGCCTAATTCGATCGCATCAATCAAATCTGGATCGAATACTTCCTTCATTGACCTTTGCACACCTTTACCGTACATGCTCTTAAAAGGGGGAAAAGCATGAGCAATGACAAAAAGCCCCCCGAGCTCGTTGACTTTCGTTTGCAATTCGGTTGCTGTTCCGTAATATCGCTGTGAGGATAAGTTGATATTGGTCGTCCGTTCACTTAGCCAGTCACTAAAATGTTTCATCCTATTGAAATAAGGAAAATATACCAATACATGTATAGGCCCTGAACAATGATCATCATAGATTTCGATTTCTGAACCTAAGATGACTGTCCCGTTTTGATACATAAGCCCGCCATCTGCATGTTCTTCCAGTTCTCCCCGGAAAATCAA from Pseudalkalibacillus sp. SCS-8 includes the following:
- a CDS encoding YqzK family protein, with product MISLLKVAWSTIKVFFAFICCTLLFYYALLWLNEEYQDYHKYDEPEGRAVKVFEAFYEKEEMNWIDRLQLFYEIGE
- a CDS encoding Fur family transcriptional regulator → MENRIESIKKQLHSQSYKLTPQREATVRVLLEREEDHLSAEDVYLLVKDKAPEIGLATVYRTLELLTELKIVDKINFGDGVSRYDLRKEGADHFHHHLVCIECGAVDEIQEDLLGDVEQIVERDWNFKVKDHRLTFHGICHRCHEKSESKSEEKVTTK
- the spoIIM gene encoding stage II sporulation protein M codes for the protein MEPRLTMTMKRSLAQHVQEHSSIYTFTVVLLMMGIVFGAVIVNSLSLMQKQDLFHYLNRFFGQVSEGDMASAAAMFAQSFFHYLKYMGLIWLLGLSIIGVPVILVLLFLKGMVVGFTVGFLVNQMGWQGFLLSFVSVLPQNLILIPAFVLVTTAAVAISMTLIKAQFSNRMKTPLMPLLFRYTMTVVIIMILVACASFIEAFLSPSLIKTTIGIFN
- a CDS encoding endonuclease Q family protein, yielding MECLFADLHVHIGRTKNGDPVKISASKHLTLQEVIHHAVKVKGMDILGIIDCHVPAVLDEIQELIFRGELEEHADGGLMYQNGTVILGSEIEIYDDHCSGPIHVLVYFPYFNRMKHFSDWLSERTTNINLSSQRYYGTATELQTKVNELGGLFVIAHAFPPFKSMYGKGVQRSMKEVFDPDLIDAIELGLSADTKMADQISELHRFTYLSNSDAHSLEKIGREYQCFQLKEDSFKEIGLALKGLEGRKITRNFGLHPQLGKYYETRCVKCGTSYQITPVKCQTCEKGRIVKGVVNRVKELGTTAPFDSKERPAYIHHVPLEYIPGIGPHTLAKLRKQFKTDMNIIHNVEEEELERYLSPKIVESIIRSRSGELAFEPGGGGVYGRLK